One segment of Plasmodium vinckei vinckei genome assembly, chromosome: PVVCY_04 DNA contains the following:
- a CDS encoding CIR protein PIR protein: protein MTPVYNLKTNIQSYGQTVKMCKLLLEADSYFKGKDVNTQKINEKSTIKGYCSSDSCKTNEERINALTVYIYMEFKKLIRITDYNTYDECLLMWISDKLFRIHDKSNPKKVKTRYIDTITLNSAYEKYLKDHKVKLKYWELFDSIKGLKEANLRYMAEFYKLLNRICKTIGDYKNNGAGSNNLSKYSKNCLTQYRSLYLSISECDSYLRLLNKLKGIYDDFRVSAIKENSSNINLAIKLQTLTTPNGEEMDAVKGFKQYKITKKRCYSQKKKADPPPSSQKSQGGSNGQDPPNISDSSKKNTGGGGNGGDVNPGDGSNGPTSSTSEGSFDWGSSIFKFILNGTENLKKTSEFIDQNQKKIKEVTDKIINVYNGAMDDLKKVYDKSNKYLNNFISNVTSHLNSIGAPSKPDGNPSEPEKSINGGDSPSQLPSNSPTPQTSQITQNSKEQTTTQQSPQGTSGNQSSDQKDQGESKIQVETPVIKQENSGTKIKGNETTGIGDIYVLKKYKKLGTSIIVLLIPITLAIMYKYLSFGRRKELKKKTNMKKVINSIGGKKQIQIIIKSSNQKKNTKKSINSVYKEKSPLLNVYKLMQADPVPFINLFFLLIFFVYKRKENSLE from the exons ATGACGCCAGTctacaatttaaaaacgAACATACAATCCTATGGACAAACAGTAAAAATG TGTAAGTTACTTCTCGAAGCTGATAGTTATTTTAAAGGCAAAGATGTCAATACGCAGAAAATTAACGAAAAATCAACCATCAAAGGATATTGTAGTAGCGATAGTtgtaaaacaaatgaagAACGTATTAATGCTTTGAccgtatatatatatatggaattCAAAAAGCTAATAAGAATAACTGATTATAATACGTATGATGAATGCTTATTGATGTGGATAAgtgataaattatttaggATACACGACAAAAGCAACCCCAAAAAGGTTAAAACACGTTATATTGATACTATTACTTTAAATAGTGCTTAtgagaaatatttaaaggATCATAAAGTAAAATTGAAGTATTGGGAACTTTTTGATAGTATAAAGGGTTTGAAAGAAGCTAATCTTAGGTATATGGCcgaattttataaattactTAATAGAATATGTAAAACAATTGgagattataaaaataacggTGCTGGAAGTAATAATCTTTCTAAATATTCTAAAAATTGCCTTACTCAATATAGAAGCCTTTATTTAAGCATTTCTGAATGCGACTCATATCTTCGTTTattgaataaattaaaaggtATATATGATGATTTTAGAGTTTCTGCTATTAAGGAAAATAGTTCAAACATTAATTTAGCAATTAAGCTTCAAACACTTACAACACCAAATGGAGAAGAGATGGACGCGGTGAAAGGttttaaacaatataaaatcactaaaaaaagatgttattctcaaaaaaaaaaagcggACCCACCACCATCATCACAAAAATCTCAAGGAGGGTCAAATGGTCAAGATCCACCAAACATTTCAGATagtagtaaaaaaaatacaggGGGGGGTGGAAATGGCGGAGACGTAAATCCTGGTGATGGATCAAATGGTCCCACATCAAGTACATCAGAAGGATCCTTTGATTGGGGGTCatcaatttttaaatttatattaaatggaacggaaaatttgaaaaaaacttCCGAATTTATTGATCAAAATCAGAAAAAGATTAAAGAAGTTACGGATAAAATCattaatgtatataatggCGCTATggatgatttaaaaaaggtTTACGATAAatctaataaatatttaaataattttattagtaATGTAACTAGCCATTTGAATAGCATCGGCGCTCCTTCTAAACCAGATGGTAACCCGTCTGAACCCGAAAAATCAATAAATGGAGGAGATTCACCAAGCCAGTTACCATCAAATTCACCAACTCCACAAACATCACAAATTACACAAAATTCTAAGGAACAAACTACAACGCAGCAATCGCCTCAGGGGACATCTGGAAACCAGAGTTCTGATCAAAAAGATCAAGGAGAATCTAAAATACAAGTGGAAACCCCAGTGATAAAACAAGAAAATTCTGGGACCAAAATAAAAGGAAATGAAACAACAGGAATAGGTGATATCTATGTACTCAAAAAATACAAGAAACTTGGAACTTCAATTATAGTTCTTTTAATACCCATTACTTTAGCTATTATGTACaag TATTTGTCATTTGGGCGGAGAAAGGaattgaagaaaaaaacaaacatgaaaaaagttataaattcaattggaggaaaaaaacaaatacaaataattataaaatcatctaatcaaaaaaagaatactAAAAAATCTATAAATTCCGTTTATAAGGAAAAATCTCCACTATTAAATGTGTACAAACTTATGCAGGCTGATCCTGTGCcgtttattaatttattttttttattgattttttttgtttataaaagaaaagaaaattctTTGGAATGA
- a CDS encoding CIR protein PIR protein: MAGWISLLKKIYDSDLVDNDVPKNMNINEYIITWLIYMLKLKDGNSIINLNDFYYQYKNQRGGHSLVSTNGKDYSNIIDNIIINKNYLMDMDKNIISKFYNLLKSLCSMYNDINKDTSYRKILSSLSTYYDNFKKYCDKNCNGCNSIPPLPTTKTILVSAHISENTSSSSSILNTLISGLSIFSVIPAFLGIAYKTIYKNKIKKNKEKNES; this comes from the exons atggCGGGATGGATATCCcttcttaaaaaaatttatgattCTGATTTGGTTGACAATGATGTACCAAAgaatatgaatattaacgaatatattatcacatggttaatttatatgttaaAGCTAAAAGATGGTAACAGCATCATCAATTTAAATGacttttattatcaatataaaaatcaaCGTGGAGGACATAGCTTGGTTTCAACTAATGGTAAAGATTATTCTAACattattgataatattataattaataaaaactaTTTGATGGATATGGATAAGAACATTATAtctaaattttataatttattaaaatcatTATGTAGCATGTATAATGATATTAATAAGGATAC ttcatatagaaaaatattgtcTAGTTTATCAACttattatgataattttaaaaaatactgTGATAAAAATTGCAATGGTTGTAACAGTATTCCACCTCTTCCAACGACAAAAACAATACTAGTTTCTGCGCATATCTCTGAAAATACATCATCAAGTTCGTCGATATTAAACACATTAATTTCAGGTTTATCGATATTTTCTGTAATACCAGCTTTCTTGGGAATTGCTTATAAG ACAATATATaagaacaaaattaaaaaaaataaagaaaaaaatgaaagttaa
- a CDS encoding early transcribed membrane protein, whose amino-acid sequence MKLTKALYFIAFLLSVNLLAPGSNNYVEANPTNADEIPLPKKIKNNKVAIISTILATVALAVAGTTFGVMHLKNKGDSKKKPILSDMKRAPLFIPEKKTVPAPDNKATASNFVPHIIPPPVKYDPSIYDIVNHCSY is encoded by the coding sequence atgaaattaacaaaagcattatattttattgccTTTTTATTGTCTGTAAATTTGTTAGCACCAGGATCTAATAATTATGTTGAAGCTAATCCCACAAATGCCGATGAAATTCCTCTtcctaaaaaaattaaaaataataaagttgCAATTATATCTACAATACTTGCAACAGTAGCATTAGCAGTAGCTGGTACCACTTTTGGTGTAATGCatcttaaaaataaaggagACTCTAAAAAGAAGCCAATATTATCAGATATGAAAAGAGCACCCTTATTTATtccagaaaaaaaaacagttCCAGCACCAGATAATAAAGCTACAGCATCAAATTTTGTACCTCATATAATACCACCACCAGTTAAATATGATCCAAGCATCTATGATATCGTGAACCATTGTAGTTACTGA
- a CDS encoding CIR protein PIR protein — MAIKTLKTNLQSYGQTLKMCKLLLKADSYFNGKDVNTQKINKEISIKSYCYNDDCKTNGERINALTVYIYMEFKKSIRKTDYNTYDECLLMWLSEKLFRIHDKSKNKKDKTRYIDTITLKDAYEKYLKNHKVKQDYWELFDSIKGLKEAYLRYMSEFYLLLNRICKTVVDYKDNGAESNNLSKYSENCLTQYRSLYLSISECKPYLHLLNKLKGIYDDFRVSAIKKTDPNNNLETNLKKLTKPDGEEMNAVRNFISYKIPKKKCYSQKKKPTTPKDSKPNPGPTPQSSESQQTQTPTPLPGTGPPQAQKRDSSSLHESKKSEKNNQSELKDPDKVPENPNGGTGDTGDGALNTGGGKNDKEGSGGSDNGQGAKDSEPGGSGSGSGGDQGGTGGGQKSPYGTGDPGSVSDGGQDSDTGNQGASNHQEGDTGGDKGNQDGSGGTGGGVPTPNEPSSSLPKDLPQSPPGTPHTPKEQTDEPQSPQGPSGKQNSDQNHQEGSKISVINPVVKSENPGTELKGNEITGIDDGYALKKYKKIGISIIVILIPITLTILYKYLSSGWRKGLTRKKNMKKVINSIGGKKQIQIIIKSSNQKKNTKKSINSVYKEKSPSLNVYKIIQADPMPFINLFFLLIFFVYKRKSDFLEL, encoded by the exons atgGCAATCAAAACTTTAAAAACGAACTTACAATCCTATGGACAAACACTAAAAATG TGTAAGTTACTTCTCAAAGCTGATAGTTATTTTAATGGTAAAGATGTCAATACCCAGAAAATTAACAAAGAAATATCCATCAAAAGTTATTGCTATAATGATGATTGTAAAACAAATGGAGAACGTATTAATGCTTTGAccgtatatatatatatggaattCAAAAAATCAATAAGAAAAACTGATTATAATACGTATGATGAATGCTTATTGATGTGGCTAagtgaaaaattatttaggATACACGACAAAAGcaaaaacaaaaaggaTAAAACACGTTATATTGATACTATTACTTTAAAAGATGCTTAtgagaaatatttaaagaatCATAAAGTAAAACAGGATTATTGGGAACTTTTTGATAGTATAAAGGGTTTGAAAGAAGCTTATCTTAGGTATATGTCcgaattttatttattacttaATAGAATATGTAAAACAGTTGTAGATTATAAAGATAACGGTGCTGAAAGTAATAATCTTTCTAAATATTCTGAAAATTGCCTTACTCAATATAGAAGCCTTTATTTAAGCATTTCTGAATGCAAACCATATCTTCATTTattgaataaattaaaaggtATATATGATGATTTTAGAGTTTCTGCTATTAAGAAAACTGATCCAAACAATAATTTAGAAACTAATCTTAAAAAACTTACAAAACCAGATGGAGAAGAGATGAACGCGGTGAgaaattttatatcatataaaatccctaaaaaaaaatgttattcccaaaaaaaaaaacctaCAACCCCAAAAGATTCAAAACCTAATCCAGGACCAACACCACAATCATCAGAGTCACAACAAACACAAACACCAACACCATTACCAGGGACAGGCCCACCGCAGGCGCAAAAACGAGATTCATCTTCACTACACGAATCTAAAAAatcagaaaaaaataatcaaagtGAACTAAAGGATCCAGACAAAGTACCAGAAAATCCAAATGGTGGGACAGGAGATACAGGCGATGGGGCATTAAATACAGGTGGTGggaaaaatgataaagaaGGATCAGGAGGTTCAGATAATGGGCAAGGTGCCAAAGATAGTGAACCAGGGGGTTCAGGTAGTGGATCAGGTGGTGATCAAGGAGGTACTGGGGGTGGTCAAAAAAGTCCATATGGAACAGGAGATCCAGGTAGTGTATCAGATGGTGGGCAAGATAGTGACACAGGTAATCAAGGAGCTTCAAACCATCAAGAAGGAGATACAGGTGGCGATAAAGGAAATCAAGATGGATCAGGCGGCACAGGGGGGGGAGTACCCACACCTAATGAACCATCATCATCCCTCCCAAAAGATTTACCTCAAAGTCCGCCAGGAACGCCACACACTCCTAAGGAGCAAACTGACGAACCCCAATCGCCTCAGGGCCCATCTGGAAAACAAAATTCTGATCAAAATCATCAAGAAGGATCTAAAATATCAGTGATAAATCCAGTGGTTAAATCAGAAAATCCAGGAACCGAATTAAAAGGAAATGAAATAACAGGAATAGATGATGGATatgcattaaaaaaatacaaaaaaattggaaTTTCAATTATAGTTATTCTAATACCCATTACTTTAACTATTCTGTACAAg TATTTGTCATCTGGATGGAGAAAAGGATTGacgagaaaaaaaaatatgaaaaaggttataaattcaattggaggaaaaaaacaaatacaaataattataaaatcatctaatcaaaaaaagaatactAAAAAATCTATAAATTCCGTTTATAAGGAAAAATCTCCATCATTAAATGTATACAAGATTATACAGGCCGATCCTATgccatttattaatttattttttttgttgattttttttgtctataaaagaaaatctgattttttggaattataa
- a CDS encoding fam-a protein, with protein MNKFYIQIALFILSIFAYGNNEALAADPDLKKVIQKVPKKFNTIRSRGCYLSSEEIYEKCKYLSCRCHNPTQVINIMNDAVKQLEYYATTKDGYEPYLKNPDDKTSYYVKKFDNQTNIDKIQYTITGSDEYDETVDALWDSGIPNIFNEDVPKILHMYGPNLLAIRERFKSMPEGRDKYFYALVTKVEISKDKTIIVMTSINGIDIIPSKKYNNPIIKKASLFNIYIKSKNNIKKKSLFNIFTKPKDDIKKESLLNTSTKLKDDIKSGKLKQVFVNLAGYLIEKKKNNVEVTYIESIQGYSSI; from the exons atgaataaattttatattcaaatcgctttatttattttaagcATTTTCGCATATGGAAATAATGAAGCCCTTGCAGCTGACCCTGAtctaaaaaaagttatcCAAAAAGTTcccaaaaaatttaatacaaTCAGATCAAGAGGTTGTTATCTTAG TTCAgaagaaatatatgaaaaatgcAAATACTTATCATGTCGCTGTCACAACCCTACACAAGTGATCAATATTATGAACGATGCTGTAAAACAGTTAGAATACTATGCTACAACCAAAGATGGTTATGAaccatatttaaaaaatcctGATGATAAAACATCgtattatgtaaaaaaatttgacaATCAGACGaatattgataaaattCAATATACAATTACTGGTTCGGATGAG TATGATGAAACAGTAGACGCGTTGTGGGATTCCGGTATCCCCAATATTTTCAACGAAGACGTTCctaaaa tTCTCCATATGTACGGTCCAAATTTACTAGCTATACGAGAGCGTTTCAAAAGTATGCCTGAGGGTCgtgataaatatttttatgctttAGTTACCAAGGTTGAA aTATCTAAAGACAAAACTATAATTGTCATGACTTCAATAAATGGAATTGATATTATCCCttccaaaaaatataacaacccaataataaaaaaagcaagtttattcaatatttacataaaatctaaaaataatattaaaaaaaaaagtttattcAATATTTTCACAAAACCTAAAgatgatattaaaaaagaaagttTATTAAATACTTCCACAAAACTTAAAGATGATATTAAAAGtggaaaattaaaacaagTATTTGTGAACTTAGCTGGATACCtcattgaaaaaaaaaaaaataatgttgaAGTCACCTATATCGAATCT aTTCAGGGATATTCTTCCATTTAA
- a CDS encoding fam-a protein, which yields MNKFYIQIALFILSTFAYGNNETLATDPTPGTAAKPSRFTTSEEIYEKNKHLICKSPTEPIIAAEVMNEAVKHLEYYATTKGGYEQYLQNSNDSISYYIKKFDNETNILKVHLNIYDSSQYNYIINRTWDPNSPNIFNKGAAKIIYMYNPNLMLIRQFCKKYSKDYQKYFYALVSKTEISKDKTIIAITSVNVNDKNPSNIEYNNPILENVNSFRISVRRKDYIKNKKYIKIFVNLAGYLIEKKGDDLEITYIESIQGYSSF from the exons atgaataaattttatattcaaatcgctttatttattttaagcACTTTCGCATATGGAAATAATGAAACCCTTGCAACTGATCCTACTCCAGGAACAGCTGCAAAACCAAGCCGTTTTACTAC TTCAgaagaaatatatgaaaaaaacaagcACTTAATATGTAAATCCCCTACAGAACCTATAATAGCGGCCGAAGTTATGAACGAAGCTGTAAAACATTTAGAATACTATGCTACAACCAAAGGTGGTTATGAacaatatttacaaaattctAATGATAGTATatcttattatataaaaaaatttgacaACGAGACAAATATTCTAAAAGTTcatttgaatatttatgatTCCAGTCAG TATAATTACATAATAAACAGGACATGGGATCCCAATTCCCccaatattttcaataaagGCGCTGCTAAAA tTATCTATATGTACAATCCAAATTTAATGTTGATTCGCCAATtttgcaaaaaatattctaaaGACTATCAGAAGTATTTTTATGCTTTAGTTTCAAAGACTGAA aTATCAAAGGACAAAACTATAATTGCCATAACTTCAGTAAAtgtaaatgataaaaaccCTTCCAATATAGAATATAACAACCCAATATtagaaaatgtaaattCATTCAGAATTTCCGTACGCCGTAAagattatattaaaaataaaaaatatataaaaatatttgtgaACTTAGCTGGATACCtcattgaaaaaaaaggcGATGATCTTGAAATCACCTATATCGAATCT aTTCAGGGATATTCTTCCttttaa